Part of the Oscillibacter hominis genome is shown below.
TTGTCCCGGATCAGCTTCAGCTCTTCCACCTTCTCCACCAGCCGGCCCTCCTGGTCCCGGACCACAATGGCCTGCCGTTCCGGGCCGCGCATCAAAATGCCCTCGATCAGCGCCTGTCCGCCGATGCTGGTGCGAAACTTGTTTTTTTCCTCTGCCATAGTTCCCTTTCCCGACTGAGATTGTATCACAGTCTCTTTCATAATGCAACAATTGTTCTATTTTCAATTGGCGGTTGGAATGCGGATGGTGACCACGGCTCCGCCGCCCTCGGCGTTGCCGATGTCAAAGGTGCCGTTGTGCAGCCGGACAATTTCGTCGCACACCGCAAGCCCGATCCCGCTGCCCCGGGCCTTGGAGGAGCCTTTGTAGAACTTCTGCTTGACAAAGGGCAGCTCCTGGGCCGGGACGCCCGGGCCGTAGTCCCGGACACGGATCACCAGATACACGCCCTCCTTGGCAATGGAGGCGTCGATCCGCTTGCCGGAGCCGCCGTGCTTGGCGGCGTTGTCCAACACGTTGCAGAACACCTGCTTGAGCCGCTCCGGATCGCCGGTGATGGGCTCGTACAGCTCCCCGCCGTCGTCGTAGGTCAGCTCGATGCCCTCCTGCTTAAAGAGCTCCCTGTAGGTGTAGATGGCGTCTTCAAACTCGGCCTGCAAATCCACCTGCTCCACGCTGAGGGTAAAGCGGCCGTCCTCCATCTTGGAGAACTCCAGCAGCTCCTCCACCATGTTGGTCAGCCTGCGGGACTCCTTCATGATGATGCCCAGGCCCCGGCGCTGCTGCTCCGGGTCGCCGCTGGTGTCCTCCATCATGGTCTCGGCCCAGCCGTTGATGGCGGTCAGCGGCGTGCGCAGCTCGTGGGAGACCGAGGAGATGAACTCCGTTTTCATCTTTTCGCTCTGGCTGATCTTCAGCGACATGTCGTTGATGTTGTCCACCAGCTCCGCCAGTTCGTCGGAATACCGGTTTTCCACCTGGATGCCGTAGCTGCCGGCGGAGATGCGCTTGGCGGCCTGGCTGACCTCCGCCACCGGCTCCACCACGTTGTTGATGAACAACAGATTGGAGAACACCACCATGGCGATGCAGACCGCGGCGATGAGGATGACGATCAGAATGCTGATGAGAATCTGGCGGTTCACCTGCTGCAGCGAGGTGACATAGCGCATGATGCCCACGGTCCGCCCATTGAAGGAGAGGGGGCAGGAGACAGACATGATGTTTTCCCCGGTCTGGGGGTCCCGGCCCCGGAAGGAGGCGATTTCCCCGGTCTCAATGGCCTCCTGGATATCGGAGGTTCCGGGGGAAGTGCCGGTGGTCAGGCCGTAGGAGGAGATCTGGATCTGGCCGGCGCCGTTTAAAAACTGGAGCTCCAGCCGGTCCTTGTCCTCAAACCCCTCGGCATAGCTGTTGGCAATCTGATAGTACTGCATGTAGTTGTTCAGCGAATAGCTTGTGACAAAGTCGGCCCCTGCCTTTGCCTTGGACCGCAGGGTATTCTGCATGGTGCTGAAGTAATAGCTTGTGACGCTGGCGGAAAAGAGGCACACGGTCAGCACCACCATCACCAGCACCGGCATGATGGTATTGACCACCCAGCGCTGGCGCAGGCCCCGGATCTGGAGGGTGCTTTTCATGTTTTTCATATGTTCGGAGTACTCCATGGCGCCCCCTCCTTTCTCTTCCAATCCAGCAAAAACCGCCTGCGGTACTTGAGTTCCGCATAGCGCTGTACCCGCTCCAAGACCACCGCGTCCCATACGCCGCCCACGGCGCCGGCCACCGGAATCCCCTGAAGGAACTTCATATACAGGAGATTTTGGGAAAGGGCCGCCGCTGCGGAGCGCCGAAGCTCCTCCTGCGGCGCAGGCGCGGCCCACTCCCCCTCCTGGAGGAAGCGGTTCAGCTCCGTGTTCCCCGCTCTCAGCTCCTCCCCGCAGGAGAGGGCCGTGCGAATCAGCTCCAGCACAAACCGGCGCTCCTCCGCATCGTCCCAGGGATAGCCATAGTTCACCGCAAGCTCGCAGAGGCTTTTGAGCAGCATCCCCGTAAAGAGCACCACATCTGGCAGGCCCACGCCCACCAGGCCCAGCCCCACGCCCTCCACGCCGGAGAGCAACAGATTTTTCCGCCCCGTTCCCGCCGCTGCCCGGGAAAAGGCCCGCAGCGACCGGCCGTCCGGCTGAAGCTGGGCCGCATAGCGGCGCAGCAGGTACTCCCGCTCCCGCTTCTGCCTGCCGCTGACCCCCTCGATCAGGCCGGTCCCTTTCTCAAACACCGTAGAAAACGCCTTTTCAAAGGCGGATTCCAGCGTCCTTTGCAGCGTTTTCGGCACTACCGGCTCCAATTTGCGGTTCAGATAGGGGGTGCGCTCAACCCGGTTCTGCTCCAAGAACCGCTTTTCCCGCTTCCAGAGCCGGGTATACTCCCGCTCCCATGCTGTCTTACTGGCCATTGTCTCCTTCACACCGCACGGCAACTGCGGCCCGGCGGCCCTGCCCCATGCTTAAAAGCCCCATTTGTATCCGTATCCCCACACGGTGGTGATGTAAGTGGGGTTGGTCACATTGTCCTCGATCTTCAGGCGCAGGCGGCGGATGTTCACGTCCACGATCTTCAGCTCGCCAAAGTAGTCCCGGCCCCAGACCATATCCAGGATTTCCTCCCGGGAAAGGGCCTTCCCCGGGTTCTCCATGAACATCTTCATGATGGAGTACTCCACCTGGGTCAGCTTGATCCGCTCCCCGTTCTTCTCCAGCGTGCGGTTGCGGGTGTTGAGCAGGAAGGGCTCCTGCCGGATTTCGCCGCTTTGCTCGTCCGCTCCGCCGCCGGCCCGGCGGAACAGGGCGTCCACCCGGGCGGTGAGCTCCGCCGGAGAGAAGGGCTTGGTCACATAGTCGTCGGCGCCGGTCATCAGCCCCGTCACCTTGTCCATCTCCTGGGAGCGGGCGGTGAGCATGATGATGCCGATTTTTGTGTTGGTGGCCCGAATCCTGCGGCACACCTCAAACCCGTCGATGCCGGGGAGCATAATGTCCAGCAGCGCCACCTTGGTGTCCGGGTTGTCCTTCAGCCGGTCCAGCGCCTCCTCGCCGCTCTCCGCCTCCACTACTTCATATCCGGCTCGGCGCAGGTTGATGACAATAAAGCTGCGGATGCTGGACTCATCTTCCAAAACCAATACTTTTTTCATGGCTGCCTCCGTTTCATCAATCGTCTCCCGACGCCCATTCGGTGACGATCAGTTTGAAGCTGCTGCGCAGTTCGTCCTCCGTGATGCCGAAGTCCCAACTTTCATTGGCGTCTAACAGCTCCGCTGCGAAAATGGTCTCCGCCTGACGGCTGAGCAGGAAGCGGCTGCCCTGGGTGATCTTATACTCCGGGCTGCTTCCGCTGATGGTGTATATCTTCAGGAATTCCTGATAGGGCTCCGTATCGCTGCCCTGGATGGCAAAGGTCACGGCAATCTCGTCCGGATCGCCGTCATCACGCGAGATTGTCACCCGCTTTTTCCACTCCTCAGGCAGAATGAGGTACCACCCGTCCGCCACATCATGGTAGGTGCTGATGGCAAGCGAGGGCGAGCCATTCAGGTCATACCTTCTCCAGTTGATGGGGTAGCAGGCGTCGGTGCTGCCCCAGCCGGCAAGGTCAAAGGGCGCCGGGACCTCCGTCAGCCCGTCGCCGTCGATGTCCGTGGGAAACAGGGGCTGATAGCGGAAAATCTCGGTCGAGACGCCGGTGGCGTTGTTCATGGTGATGTTCACCAGCTCGTCATTTTTCACCGCCAGGATATCCGTGACCTGGAACAGGGAGTCCTCCACGCCGGTGACAAACAGGGCCGGGACGCCGCCTTCCAGCATGCCGGAGCGGACGCGGCCCGAGGAGAGCTCGGCGATGGAGACGGAGATCTTGGCGGAGGGGCGCTGAACCAGCGTCTGGTCGCTCCAGGCATAGTAGTCCGCCACCGTGTTGCCCTGGTCGTCGGAGCGGATCATCACCAGCTCCTGCAAACCGTCCTGGTTGAGATCCCGCACCGCGTAGCGGGAATAGGTGTTGCGCAGCAGCTCCACAGGCTGGAAGTCCTTCAGGGAGTAAACCGTCAGCGCCTGAAGCTCCGTACTGACGCGCCATCCCACGATCAGCTCCTGCAAGCCGTCCTGATCCATGTCGGTATAGGCAATGCTGTAAATGGCGCTGCCGCTGCCTTCAATCACAGCCGCCTCCTCATAGGAGTCGTCCACGGACCGGAAGATATAGATTTTCAAAGGCCGCTCATCCGCGCTCTTGCGCATGAAGGCCAGCGCCTCCTCTTCCCCGTCCCCGTCCAGGTCCACCATCTGCACGGGCTGGATGTTGCTGCCCGACTGGGGCGCGGCGTATTCCCCGCCCCCGGCCATGATGGCATCGATTCGCTCCCTCAGTTCCGTGTACTCCGGGGGAAGCTGCGGCAGGCTGTAAAGCTCCTCCACCGAGGCGTTGAACAAACACCCCGACAAACAGAAGGTGACTGCCAGCAAAATGGCAGCCATCCAACATCTTTTCATCATACGGCCCACTGGCAATCCCCTTTCCTTCCCGTTTCAGAACATACTTTAACTTATACATGATAGCACATCGCTTCCCGTTTGTGTAGCTTTTTTGCTGTTTTTCAAAGGAGTTTTTCTTTTGTTCATTTTTGCCCATATGCTCTTTGCAGCCAAGTGGTTCTTTTCAAAAGTTCCTCTTGAATTTGCAGTTTCTTTCAGGTATAATAACATCGTTCATCTGCCGGTGTGATGGAATTGGTAGACGTAGTGGACTCAAAATCCACCGCTGGCGACAGCGTGCCGGTTCGAGTCCGGCCACCGGCACCACTTGGAATGCCTGGGTTTTCTCACTTGGAAAGCCCAGGCATTTTCTTATCTTTTGGCGAGTTCTCTTGCCAGTTCTCTCCTGTTCTTTTGCGGATCGGAAAGGCAGCAGCCACTGGAACCCAGCATTTGACAAAAGCGAAATCAGCGGCTATAATGAACAGCGTTCATTTTGGGGAGGTGATTTTATCAATACATCTGTGACGTCAAAAGAAGCCATTTTGAAAACCTGCCGGGACATGGTGGCGGAAAAAGGGCTGGCCTCCGTAAACATGCGTTCGGTGGCAGAGGCATGCCACGTGGCCCTTGGTTCCCTCTACAATTACTTTTCCTCCAAGGAGGAGCTGATCCTTGCGGCCATCGGAAGCGTCTGGCAGGATATCTTCCACACGGAACCCTGCCGGGAAGGGCTGTCTTTCCCCGAGTATGTCCGCTGGATTTTTGAACGTGTCCAATCGGGCATGCGGGCCTATCCCAACTTCTTTACCGCCCACTCCATCAGCTTTGCCAGCACCTCCAAACAGCAGGCCCGCAGTACCATGGAGCAGTATGTCTCCCACATAAAGGCCGAACTGTCGCAGGCCCTGCGGGCGGATTCCAACGTCCGGCAGGACGCGTTTTCATCCGACTTTCAGGAGCCGGAGTTCATTGAGTTCGTCCTGACGAACCTTCTGACGCTGCTGGCCCAGCAGAAGGACACCTGCGAAATTCTGCTGGAAGTAATCCGCCGGTCCTTGTATGAATCCCGAGCCTGACAGGCTCTCAATTACCGTTCAAATAGAAAGGAAGCCAATCCATGCAGGCTATTTTTGAAACACTGTTCGACATTGCCTATCTCACAGCCATCCTCACCTTGGGGTGCAGGATGCTTCGCGGCTGCAAGGGAACCCCCGCCTTCCGGCTGTACGGAACCATGGCCATTGTGCTGGGCTGCGGAGACGCTTTCCACCTGGTGCCCCGCGCGATCGCTCTTTGCACCACAGGGCTTGAGGCGTATACCGCGGCTCTGGGGATTGGAAAGCTCATCACCTCTGTGACCATGACCATATTTTATGTTCTGCTCTATTATGTTTGGCGGTCGCGGTACCGGGTCTCCGGAAAGGCCGGGCTGACCGCGGCGGTCTGGGGGTTGTCGCTGCTGAGGATTCTCCTCTGCCTGGCACCCCAAAACCATTGGACCAGCGCCAATCCCCCCCTTTCCTGGGGCATTTACCGCAACATTCCCTTTGCCCTGCTGGGACTGCTGATTGTGGTGCTCTTCTACCACAGTGCCAAGGCGCACAGCGACCGCCCGTTCCGTTTTCTGTGGCTCACCGTGGTGCTCAGTTTTGCCTGCTACATCCCGGTCGTACTGTTCGCCGACGCAGTGCCCGCTGTGGGTATGCTGATGATCCCCAAGACCTGCGCATACGTGTGGACGGTTGTCATCGGCTACCGGGCCATGAAAGCCGAGTGCTGATGTGCGCCCCGGCAATTCGGCGTCCGGGGACCGCTCAAAACGGATTTTTCTTGGGCAGCGCCAAAAAAAGAGCCGCGCGGTGATCAGCCGGCCTCCCCGCCGCATAGAGTACCAGTGCGGCCGTCATGTTCCACTGTGATTTGATCTGTGCAAAAATGTTTCGTGTAAATTTACGCAAATGCCGGTTGAAATTTGCGCAAGTCATGCTATAATGGATATACAGCAAAACCCCGCCTTTGAAATTTTGAAAATATCGGGAGGTAACGATCATGGGCTATCCTCAGACAGGCAACGAGGTATATGTCGGCTTTTCTCTGTCCGACACCATGTTTTCGGGAATCGGCAAAGGGACCATCACCCGGGAGACGGTTTCCGCTGATTATTTGAAGGACCTGTTTGCAAAGTACGGCGTGGTCGTCTCGGCAAAGCCCGAGCAGCGCAGGCTTTTGGAAATGGTAAACTCAATCTACGATTTGAAACTGGAGATTCCGGAAACGCTGAAGATCATTCAGCTTTCGGAAAAGCACCGCCGCCTCGTGACCATCTCCGTCCAGGGGCTCAGACGGATCAACGGCTCCCTGCTTCCCGAATATTCGGATGAGGAGTTCCAGGAGGCCACCTTCGGCTTTGTCAAATACTATGTCCAAAGCCGCCACTATGACGAGCTGATGGCGGAAAATGAAAAGCTGAAAAAAGATTTGGATTTGGAGATTGCCTGGCGCACCAGAGTCTCCGACATCTAATTCTTTCCCGGTTACGCCCGATTTCCGGTCTTCTATAAAATGAAACGCGGCAGCGGACAGGACGCCTGATCCGCTGCCGCGTTTTTCCGTCTTTTCTCAAAAACCGTCGAAATCAGCGGGACAACCCCGGAAAAACTTGCTATAATACTCAAAGGATTTTGATACGAGCGCGTTTGCGCCGGAAAAACTGCCATGACCAATTCGCAGCAACAGGCGCGGCAGATCTGGGAGGATCACCATGTATTATTCCACCACATATCCATCCCCCGTGGGAATGCTCACCCTTGCGTGTGACGGCAGCCACTTGACGGGACTATGGCTGGAGGGGCAGAAGTATTTTGGCGGCTCTGTTGCCGGAGAACTGACCCCGGCCCATGACCTGCCGGTTCTGAATGCTGCAAAGGGCTGGCTGGACAGATACTTTGCCGGCCAGCGGCCCAGCTGCGACGCCCTTTCGCTGTGCCCTGCCGGCAGTGCGTTCCGCCAGCTGATCTGGGAGCTTCTACAGGAGATTCCCTATGGCCGGGTAGTCACTTACGGGGAGATCGCCCGACGGGCGGCGGCAAGGCTGCACCGCGAAACCATGTCCTCACAGGCGGTGGGCGGCGCCGTTGGGCACAATCCGATTTCAATCATCATCCCCTGCCACCGGGTGGTGGGTGCAAACGGCAGCCTGACGGGCTACGCCGGAGGGGTCGCGGTGAAAAAGAAGCTGTTGGAGCTGGAGGGCGCCGACCTGTCCGGCCTGTTTGTCCCCGCGTCGGGCACCGCGCTTTGACCCGCCTTCCATTTTCAATAACACACTCCCGCCTTTTGCGCGGGTGCTGTCTGTAAACAGCAGGAGGTATTGCGTGCAGCAGATCACAGTGGACGGTGAGACGGTATTGATCCACCGCAAGCCTATTCGAAACATGTACCTGCGGCTCTCCTCTGCGGACGGGCCGCTGTACGTCACTGCCCCACGCTCTGTCAGCGACCAGACGGTGGCTTCCTTTATCCGCGCCCGCCGGGGCTGGATTGAAGCGCAGCGGTCCGCGCGGCCGCCGCGGCCGCCCTGTACCTGTAGCTCCGGAGAGCGGTTTTTCCTCTGGGGGGAGCCGCTTCCCCTCCGTGTGGAGGAGGGCCCTTCCCCCGGTGTATCGCTTTCCCAGCGCCGGGAAATCCGGATGGTTGTCCCGCCAGGCAGCACGGTTTCCCAACGCCTGGCCCTGCTGGATCATTGGTACCGTCAGGAGCTGCAATCGGCTCTTCCCGGGGCCATCGCCCGTGGCAGGGCAGCCACCGGGCTCCAGGCGCAGCAGTGGAACATCCGGGACATGCGCACCCGCTGGGGCAGCTGTACACCCAAAACCGGCGCCATCCGCATCAATCTGCAGCTTGTCCGCCGCCCTGTTGCGTGCCTGGACTACGTGGTGGTCCATGAGCTGACCCATCTGCTGATCCCCGGGCACGGGCCGCAGTTCCGCCAGGCCATGGACCGTTTTTACCCCTCGTGGAAAGAGGTCCGCCTGCTTCTGAACCAGTTTGACGCCCAGCCGCTTCCCCCGGAAGTGGTTTGATTTTTTCATCTTTTTTTCAGAACATGGTTGAAATTTGCGGAAATTCCCTATACTCTATAATGGTATTGTTATGGACCAAAAGGCCGCCGACTGCCGCGGTATAGATAAGGAGAATCCATCTATGGACAACACCTACCAGATTATCACCGACGCCACCGCCGATCTGGACCCCCAGACCGCCGCCGCGCCGGAGCTGAAGGTAATCCCCATGCCGGTCACTATGGAGGGCCGCACCTTCCACCATTACTGCGACTTCCGTGAAATGCCCGCCAAGGAGTTTTACGACCATCTGCGCCGCGGCTCCATGCCCCAGACGGCGCAGATCAACATCCTCACCTATCTGCGTGCGTTTATCCCCCCGCTGAAGGCCGGGAAGGATGTGGTCTACCTCTGTTTCTCCTCCGGCCTCTCGGGAACCATCCAGTCGGCCCATATGGTCATGGCCGTGCTCCGGGAAAAATTCCCCCAGCGGAAAATCGTCTGCATCGATACACTTGCCGCCAGCGTGGGCCAGGGCTTTTTTGTCTATCAGGCGCTCCAGCGCCAGCGGGAGGGAGATTCCTTCCAGCAGCTGTGCGGCTGGGCGGAGGAACGCAAGCTCCAGGTCGCCCACTGGTTCACCGTGGAGGACCTGAACCACCTGCACCGCGGCGGCCGTCTTTCCAAGACAGCGGCCGTGGCAGGCACCATGCTCCAGATCAAGCCCATCCTTACCTTGGACCGGGAGGGGCATCTTCAGGTGGCCGGGAAGGTGCGGGGCACCGTCAAAGCCTATCAGTCCATGATTGCCCGGATGAAGGAAACCTGCACCGATTTCACCTGCGCTTACATCGGCCACTGCGACGCGCCGGTGTCGGCGGAGAAATTGGCCCAGATGGCCCGGGACGCTGGGATTCAAACCACCCTCATTGCCCCCATTGGGCCTGTCATCGGTTCCCACGTGGGCGCGGGCATGACGGCTCTTGTCTACTGGGACACCGGGCGATAAATAGGAATCCCCTTCCCGGATTCCGGGGAGGGGGTTTTGTAAATCTGAGCGAATCCTCACGGGTTGAGGCAGAAAAAGGTGAAGTCCCCTGTCACCAGCAGCTTTCCATCGCTGCTGCGCACCTCCGAACGGACCACACAGGTAGTCCTGCCCCGGTGGATAATGGTTGCCTCCGCCCGGATGGTCCCCTCTTTGACGGTGCTGAGGAACTGCATGTTGCTGTTTTGCGTCACATAGCGCCTTCCGTCGGTACGGGCCGCCGTGCCTGCCGCCGTATCGGCCATAGTGTAATAGGCGCCGCCATGGGGCATCCCATAGGGGTTGCAGCTCTCCGGCACTACGGTCAGCTCCACTGCGGCGAAGTCCTTTTCCACCGCCGCCAGTGAAATGTGATTATACTGCATGAAGCGGTTGGACAGGCACTGGGCCTCTCCCTGCTCCCGAATCTTCTCTTTCTCGTCCATGCGTTCTCATCCTTTCTGAAATTGCCGCGGGTGCCATTGTCCGCAGCCGGATTTACACTCAAGATGGCTTTTTCTCATAGAAGTATACCATATTCTTCCCCTTCTGTCATATTATTTGCGCCTCCATCCATATCATTTCCATTGATTTTACCAGCCATCGGCTTTATAATTGGAACGATTTTTATGAACCGCATTGGATTGCGGCAAGGAGGTCTTATTGATGTACTGTTTGAGGCAGATCCTGCCAGATCTCTGGTGGGTGGGCGGCAACGACCGGAGAATTGCACTGTTTGAAAATGTGTTTCCAGTACCCCGGGGCATCTCCTATAACTCTTACCTTCTTTTGGATGAGAAGACCGTTTTGCTGGATACGGTGGACAAGGCGGCAGGAGAGGTCTTTTTTGACAACTTAGAGCACCTGCTGGGCCAGCGGCCCCTGGACTATGTGGTGGTCAATCACATGGAACCGGATCACTGCGCCACCCTGGCCGACCTGCTGCGCCGCCATCCGGAGACCACCGTGGTGGGGAATACAAAGACCTTCCAGCTGATCCAACAGTTTTTCGGCCTGGATCTGAAGGACCGTTCCCTTGTGGTGGCGGAGGGGGATCAGCTCTCTGTCGGCAGCCACACCTTCCGCTTTTTGATGATGCCCATGGTACACTGGCCGGAGGCCATGGCCTCTTTTGAGGAGTCCAAGGGTATCTTGTTTTCCGCCGACGCCTTTGGCTCCTTCGGCGCGCTCTCCGGCAGCCTCTTTGCGGACGAGGTGAATTTGGAAAAGGACTGGATGGATGAATGCCGCCGGTACTATGCCAACATCGTGGGCAAATACGGCGCCCAGGTGCAGGCCGTGCTGAAGAAGGCCGCGGCCCTGGATGTCCAAATGATCTGCCCCCTCCACGGCCTGATCTGGCGCAGCAATCTGTCCCTCCTGTTGGACAAGTATCAGAAGTGGAGCACTTACACCCCGGAGGACCAGGCGGTGCTGATTCCCTACGCCTCTGTCTACGGCCACACCGAAACCGCCGCGGAGGCCCTGGCCTGCCGCCTGGCCGACGCGGGGGTCACGGACGTCTCTCTTTACGACGTGTCCGCCATCCATCCCTCCTACATAGTCTCCGAGGCCTTCCGGTGCAGCCACATCGTGCTGGCCTCCACCACATACAACGGCGGCATCTTCTGCAATATCGAGACGCTTTTGACAGACCTGAAGGCCCATGCGCTGCAAAACCGGACTGTGGCCATTGTGGAAAACGGCTCCTGGGGCCCCATGTCCGGACGGCTGATGCGGGAGATGGTGGGCTCCATGAAGAACATGACGCTTCTGGAGCAGAGCCTCACCCTGCGCTCCGCGCTGGCCGAGAGCCAGTACGAGCAGCTTGACGCCCTGGCGAAGGCCATTGCGGCCTCCGTGAACAGTGCCGCGGCCGGGAAGGCCCCTGTGGAGGAAGAAAAAACGAAGGGGTTTCGCTGCAGTGTCTGCGGCTACGTATATGAGGGGGATTCCCTGCCGGAGGGCTATACCTGCCCGGTGTGCCATGTGGACGCGGACCACTTTGCGCCCATCCCTTAAAAAGTCGGATTCCTTCAAAAGGGAAGGGCGTATACCGCCCTTCCCTTTTTTGTACCCAATGGCGCACAGCCGCATATTCTGTTAACAGGAGAGAACCAAGGGTTCTCTCCGAAAAACTATTCGGAGGCTAACTCTTATGACTGCTTTATCAGATTTACGGGAAGGGCAGCGGGGCCAGGTGGTCTCATTGCTCACCCGCGACAGTATGCGGCGCAGGCTTCAGGATATCGGGCTGATCGAGGGAACGGAAGTGGAATGTGTCCTGAAAAGCCCCGCCGGCGACCCTGCTGCTTATCAAATCCGAGGTGCGCTCATCGCGCTGCGCCGGGAGGATTCCGATCAGGTCATGGTCCTTCCCGCGTGAACTTTTCTTTGGAGGTGAATCGAATTGGGTCTTACCGTCGGTTCCACCGGCAGAGCCGCCATTGACACAGGGCTGCGCAGCAGTGGAGAACAGGAGGCCGTGATCGCCCTGGCCGGAAATCCCAATGTGGGAAAATCAACGGTGTTCAACGCATTGACAGGTATGAACCAACATACCGGGAATTGGCCCGGCAAAACAGTGGCAACCGCGCAGGGGATCTGCCAACACGGCGGTAAATCGTACTTACTGGTGGATCTGCCCGGCTGTTATTCCCTGTTGGCGCACTCCGCCGAGGAGGAAGTAGCCCGTGACTTCCTCTGCGGCGGGGCGCCGGATGCGGTGATTGTCGTCTGCGACGCCACCTGCCTGGAGCGCAATCTCAACCTGGTCCTTCAGACGCTTGAGATCACGGCAAAGACGGTGGTCTGCGTCAATCTGATGGACGAGGCAAAGCGCCGGAACGTATCCGTGGACATAGAGGCACTTTCCGCCAAATTGGGCGTCCCGGTGATTCCCGCCGCCGCCCGCAGCGGCAGAGGGCTCAGTGAGCTGATGGATGCCGCCGCCGGCCAGGCAGAGCTTGACGACGGAGCCTGCCGCCCGGTGATCTACCCACCGGCCATCGAGGAAGCTGTGGGGCTTCTCTCACCCGCGCTCTGCGAGTCAAGCGCCCACCCCCGCTGGGCTGCGCTCCAGATGCTCTGCGGGAACCTGCCGCCCCCTGACAACTGTCCCCAGTTGGAGGAGGCTCAGGTCCTGCTCCAAGATACTTACCCCACCCC
Proteins encoded:
- a CDS encoding oxygen-binding di-iron domain-containing protein, giving the protein MYCLRQILPDLWWVGGNDRRIALFENVFPVPRGISYNSYLLLDEKTVLLDTVDKAAGEVFFDNLEHLLGQRPLDYVVVNHMEPDHCATLADLLRRHPETTVVGNTKTFQLIQQFFGLDLKDRSLVVAEGDQLSVGSHTFRFLMMPMVHWPEAMASFEESKGILFSADAFGSFGALSGSLFADEVNLEKDWMDECRRYYANIVGKYGAQVQAVLKKAAALDVQMICPLHGLIWRSNLSLLLDKYQKWSTYTPEDQAVLIPYASVYGHTETAAEALACRLADAGVTDVSLYDVSAIHPSYIVSEAFRCSHIVLASTTYNGGIFCNIETLLTDLKAHALQNRTVAIVENGSWGPMSGRLMREMVGSMKNMTLLEQSLTLRSALAESQYEQLDALAKAIAASVNSAAAGKAPVEEEKTKGFRCSVCGYVYEGDSLPEGYTCPVCHVDADHFAPIP
- a CDS encoding FeoA family protein, with product MTALSDLREGQRGQVVSLLTRDSMRRRLQDIGLIEGTEVECVLKSPAGDPAAYQIRGALIALRREDSDQVMVLPA